The Toxorhynchites rutilus septentrionalis strain SRP chromosome 3, ASM2978413v1, whole genome shotgun sequence genome includes a region encoding these proteins:
- the LOC129778702 gene encoding ras-related GTP-binding protein A: MKKKVLLMGKSGSGKTSMRSIIFANYIARDTRRLGATIDVEHSHVRFLGNLVLNLWDCGGQESFMEQYFASQKDNIFRNVEVLIYVFDVESRELDKDMHYYQSCLEAILQNSPDAKIFCLVHKMDLVAEEQRDIIFKEREEDLKRLSKPLECTAFRTSIWDETLYRAWSSIVYQLIPNVKALENSLNYFANVVDADEVLLFERATFLVISHCQRKQHRDSHRFEKVSNIIKQFKLSCSKLGAKFSSMEVRNSIFAAFIDTFTSNTYVMVIMSDPSIPSEATLINIRNARKYFEELENPNNNLSASSAIHSVASHAGHGMINGGSSHYYNHHHQHQQLQQQFLQQQQLQYHNANNPYH, encoded by the exons ATGAAGAAGAAG GTACTACTAATGGGCAAAAGTGGCTCTGGTAAAACTAGTATGCGATCGATTATATTCGCCAATTATATTGCCAGAGATACTAGGCGACTTGGGGCGACAA TCGACGTCGAACACTCACACGTGCGCTTCCTCGGTAACCTGGTACTCAATCTATGGGACTGCGGTGGTCAGGAATCATTCATGGAGCAGTACTTTGCCTCGCAGAAGGACAACATCTTCCGCAACGTTGAGGTGCTGATTTACGTGTTTGACGTGGAAAGTCGCGAGCTGGATAAGGACATGCACTATTATCAGTCATGTCTGGAAGCTATCCTGCAGAACTCACCGGATGCAAAAATATTTTGCCTGGTGCACAAAATGGATCTGGTAGCGGAGGAGCAGCGTGATATTATATTTAAGGAACGCGAAGAGGACCTGAAGCGGTTGTCAAAGCCACTCGAATGCACCGCTTTCAGGACGAGTATCTGGGACGAAACGTTGTACAGAGCGTGGAGTAGTATCGTGTACCAGCTGATCCCAAACGTGAAAGCGTTGGAGAATTCGTTGAACTATTTTGCTAACGTAGTTGACGCCGATGAGGTCCTGCTTTTCGAGCGGGCCACATTTCTAGTGATTTCACACTGTCAGAGGAAACAGCATCGAGACAGTCATAGGTTCGAAAAGGTCTCGAATataatcaaacagttcaaattaTCATGTTCGAAGTTGGGCGCCAAGTTTTCTTCAATGGAGGTACGAAATAGCATATTCGCTGCTTTCATTGACACCTTCACGAGCAACACGTACGTCATGGTTATCATGTCGGATCCATCCATCCCCTCAGAGGCCACGTTGATCAACATCCGGAATGCGAGAAAGTACTTCGAAGAGCTTGAAAATCCCAATAACAACTTGAGCGCAAGCAGTGCAATCCACTCGGTGGCTAGCCACGCTGGCCACGGAATGATTAATGGGGGCTCCTCCCATTATTACAACCATCACCACCAGCATCAGCAGCTTCAGCAACAGTTCCTCCAGCAACAGCAGCTGCAATATCACAACGCGAATAATCCGTATCACTGA